One window of the Amycolatopsis mediterranei genome contains the following:
- a CDS encoding alpha/beta hydrolase translates to MRSFALVGALVAGVGLAGPAGTAAAAEDSAVKPAVVGATPAVAWGTCSSDTLAGVPADQVKFYSCARYRVPIDHDNASLGTIDIALLKRAARTPASRVGSLFLNPGGPGGSGLTMPIYGQYYFQPQVLDRFDLIGFDPRGVGESNPLRCFTTQEDADEVFGALVGVPLSRTEISRTLAGYRDYGRFCKNNAGSLLNHMSTKDVVRDLDTLRAAVGDRKLTYVGFSYGTLIGSTYTSMFPKQSRAIVIDGNVDPALRTSDGVQYDRERAQGFEISLDGFLKRCDQVGAKCAFSDGDPRAKFDELREYLRKQPITLPGADPLDISQFTGGVSSALYSPARFTGLAQDLQALYAAIHPAGAQTQALQAAQLKVLTAGKQGLADQNPDSPYTSDDSYFAVNCADKPFRIKQDQVPDIAAKWERESRTFGRYQVFSDTAACPVWPAKEPDAYRGPWRAKTDVPVVVVGNYYDPATQYRFAQRMAAELGNTRLLSVDAFGHCILGDALGVDKAVADYLTDLKVPANGQVFQPNVQPFETP, encoded by the coding sequence GTGCGGTCGTTCGCACTGGTGGGGGCGCTCGTGGCCGGCGTGGGGCTGGCCGGGCCGGCCGGGACCGCCGCCGCGGCCGAAGACTCGGCGGTCAAACCCGCCGTCGTCGGCGCGACCCCGGCCGTCGCCTGGGGCACCTGCTCGAGCGACACCCTCGCCGGCGTGCCCGCGGACCAGGTCAAGTTCTACAGCTGCGCGCGCTACCGCGTGCCGATCGACCACGACAACGCCTCGCTGGGCACCATCGACATCGCCTTGCTCAAACGGGCCGCCCGCACGCCCGCCTCCCGCGTCGGCTCGCTGTTCCTCAACCCGGGCGGCCCCGGCGGTTCGGGCCTGACGATGCCGATCTACGGCCAGTACTATTTCCAGCCGCAGGTCCTCGACCGCTTCGACCTCATCGGCTTCGACCCGCGCGGGGTCGGCGAGAGCAACCCGCTGCGCTGCTTCACCACGCAGGAGGACGCGGACGAGGTGTTCGGTGCCCTGGTCGGGGTGCCGCTGTCGCGCACCGAAATTTCGCGGACACTGGCCGGCTACCGCGATTACGGCCGGTTCTGCAAGAACAACGCCGGTTCGCTGCTGAACCACATGTCCACCAAGGACGTCGTGCGCGACCTCGACACCCTGCGCGCGGCGGTCGGCGACCGGAAGCTGACCTACGTCGGCTTCTCGTACGGGACCCTGATCGGCTCGACGTACACGTCGATGTTCCCGAAGCAGTCGCGGGCGATCGTGATCGACGGCAACGTCGACCCGGCGCTGCGCACCAGTGACGGCGTGCAGTACGACCGCGAGCGCGCGCAGGGGTTCGAAATCTCCCTGGACGGGTTCCTGAAGCGCTGTGATCAGGTGGGCGCGAAGTGCGCGTTCAGCGACGGCGACCCGCGGGCGAAGTTCGACGAGCTCCGCGAGTACCTGCGCAAGCAGCCGATCACCCTCCCGGGAGCCGACCCGCTCGACATCAGCCAGTTCACCGGCGGCGTGTCGAGTGCCCTGTATTCGCCGGCGCGGTTCACGGGCCTGGCCCAGGACCTGCAGGCGCTCTACGCCGCGATCCACCCGGCGGGCGCGCAGACGCAGGCACTGCAGGCCGCACAGCTCAAGGTGCTCACCGCGGGCAAGCAGGGCCTGGCCGACCAGAACCCGGACAGTCCGTACACCAGCGACGATTCGTACTTCGCGGTCAACTGCGCGGACAAGCCGTTCCGGATCAAGCAGGACCAGGTGCCGGACATCGCCGCGAAGTGGGAGCGCGAATCGCGGACCTTCGGGCGCTACCAGGTGTTCTCCGACACGGCGGCCTGCCCGGTGTGGCCGGCGAAGGAGCCGGACGCCTACCGCGGGCCGTGGCGGGCCAAGACGGACGTCCCGGTGGTCGTGGTCGGCAACTACTACGACCCGGCGACGCAGTACCGGTTCGCCCAGCGGATGGCGGCCGAACTCGGCAACACCCGCCTGTTGTCGGTCGACGCCTTCGGCCACTGCATCCTGGGTGACGCCCTGGGCGTGGACAAGGCCGTGGCCGACTACCTGACCGACCTCAAGGTGCCGGCGAACGGACAGGTGTTCCAGCCGAACGTCCAGCCGTTCGAAACCCCGTAG
- a CDS encoding nitroreductase/quinone reductase family protein codes for MRTARFVVWADQKLHKAFGGRVSLVALAGLPSLRLTTTGRKSGLLRSTNLLYYPRGGEFVLTASNWGRQHDPAWALNLRANPKCAVALAGKPVDVVARELHGEEYERMWGELLAFWPGYAMEQREAARPLPVFVLTRVAR; via the coding sequence ATGCGCACGGCCCGGTTCGTCGTGTGGGCGGACCAGAAACTGCACAAGGCGTTCGGCGGCCGGGTGAGCCTCGTGGCGCTCGCCGGGCTGCCGTCCCTGCGCCTGACGACGACCGGCCGCAAGAGCGGGCTGCTCCGCAGCACCAACCTGCTCTACTACCCGCGTGGCGGCGAGTTCGTGCTGACGGCGTCCAACTGGGGCCGTCAGCACGACCCGGCGTGGGCGCTCAACCTGCGGGCGAACCCGAAGTGCGCGGTGGCACTGGCCGGGAAGCCGGTCGACGTCGTCGCCCGGGAGCTGCACGGCGAGGAGTACGAGCGGATGTGGGGCGAGCTGCTCGCGTTCTGGCCGGGCTATGCGATGGAGCAGCGCGAGGCCGCCCGGCCGTTGCCGGTTTTCGTTCTCACGCGGGTGGCCCGATAA
- the egtD gene encoding L-histidine N(alpha)-methyltransferase: MTEVDLDHHRSGDAVTAELRADVVAGLGAAQKWLPPKWFYDADGSELFEKITQLPEYYPTRSEREVLAAHAGDVAELTGAHTLVELGSGSSEKTRLLLDALTAHGTLEAFVPLDVSESALAEAAEAISKDYPGLTVRGVVGDFTQHLKLLPGGQPRVVAFLGGTIGNFLPAERAVFLRSVREVLDEGEWLLLGTDLVKDAGILERAYDDAAGVTAEFDKNVLRVINARLGANFDPDEFEHVSYWDAENEWIEMRLRARRALTVEIPGADLTVAFAAGEHIRTEISAKFRPSGVEAELAAAGFALEHWWTDSQQRFGVSLARSVRG; this comes from the coding sequence ATGACCGAAGTCGATCTCGACCACCACCGCTCCGGCGACGCCGTCACCGCGGAACTGCGCGCGGACGTCGTCGCCGGGCTCGGCGCGGCGCAGAAGTGGCTGCCGCCCAAGTGGTTCTACGACGCCGACGGCAGCGAGCTGTTCGAGAAGATCACCCAGCTGCCGGAGTACTACCCCACCCGCAGCGAGCGCGAGGTGCTGGCCGCGCACGCCGGCGACGTCGCCGAGCTGACCGGCGCGCACACGCTCGTCGAACTCGGCTCGGGATCGAGCGAGAAGACCCGGCTCCTGCTCGACGCGCTGACCGCGCACGGCACGCTGGAGGCGTTCGTCCCGCTCGACGTGTCCGAATCCGCGCTGGCCGAAGCGGCCGAGGCGATCTCGAAGGACTACCCGGGCCTGACCGTCCGCGGGGTCGTCGGCGACTTCACCCAGCACCTGAAGCTGCTGCCCGGCGGCCAGCCCCGGGTGGTGGCCTTCCTCGGCGGCACGATCGGCAACTTCCTGCCCGCCGAGCGCGCGGTCTTCCTCCGCTCGGTCCGGGAGGTCCTGGACGAGGGGGAGTGGCTGCTGCTCGGCACCGACCTGGTCAAGGACGCGGGCATTCTCGAACGGGCCTACGACGACGCGGCCGGCGTCACGGCGGAATTCGACAAGAACGTGCTGCGGGTGATCAACGCCCGCCTCGGAGCGAACTTCGACCCCGACGAGTTCGAGCACGTCTCGTACTGGGACGCGGAAAACGAGTGGATCGAGATGCGCCTGCGGGCCCGCCGCGCCCTGACCGTCGAGATCCCCGGCGCGGACCTCACGGTGGCCTTCGCCGCCGGAGAACACATCCGGACGGAGATCTCGGCCAAATTCCGCCCGAGCGGCGTCGAGGCGGAGCTGGCGGCGGCCGGCTTCGCCCTCGAGCACTGGTGGACCGACTCCCAGCAGCGGTTCGGGGTGAGCCTGGCAAGATCCGTGCGTGGCTAA
- the egtC gene encoding ergothioneine biosynthesis protein EgtC — translation MCRHIGYLGEPLSPAEVLFRAPHSLLVQSYAPADMRGGGSVNADGFGLGWYPGPGSPPLRHRRSTPLWTDETLPPLAAAVTAGAFVAAVRNGTTGLPVTEAAAAPFTAGRWLFSHNGVVRGYPDSLAELAKTLPVTELLTLEAPTDSVVLWALLRARLATGEDPLTAVAALTATVEAAAPGSRLNFLLTDGETLIGTTWTHALSVLETPAGVLLASEPLDGDPRWRPVPDHHAVRATAAGVDLLPLTQEPS, via the coding sequence ATGTGCCGCCACATCGGCTACCTCGGCGAGCCGCTTTCGCCCGCCGAGGTGCTCTTCCGCGCCCCGCATTCGCTGCTGGTGCAGTCCTACGCCCCGGCGGACATGCGCGGCGGTGGCTCGGTGAACGCCGACGGGTTCGGGCTGGGCTGGTACCCCGGCCCGGGCTCGCCGCCGCTGCGCCACCGCCGTTCGACTCCACTGTGGACGGACGAGACGCTGCCGCCGCTGGCCGCGGCGGTGACCGCGGGCGCGTTCGTCGCCGCGGTCCGCAACGGCACCACCGGCCTGCCGGTGACCGAGGCGGCTGCGGCGCCGTTCACCGCCGGACGCTGGCTGTTCAGCCACAACGGCGTCGTCCGCGGCTACCCGGACTCGCTGGCCGAACTGGCCAAGACCCTGCCGGTCACCGAGTTGCTGACGTTGGAGGCGCCGACGGATTCGGTCGTGCTCTGGGCCCTGCTGCGGGCCCGGCTGGCCACGGGGGAGGACCCGCTGACGGCGGTAGCGGCGCTGACCGCCACCGTCGAGGCGGCCGCACCCGGCTCCCGGCTCAACTTCCTGCTCACCGACGGCGAAACGCTGATCGGCACCACCTGGACGCACGCGCTGTCCGTGCTGGAGACCCCGGCCGGCGTGCTGCTGGCGTCCGAACCCCTCGACGGCGACCCGCGCTGGCGGCCCGTCCCCGACCACCACGCCGTGCGCGCCACCGCGGCCGGCGTCGACCTGCTTCCCCTCACCCAGGAGCCGTCATGA
- the egtB gene encoding ergothioneine biosynthesis protein EgtB, whose protein sequence is MSTEALGDLSEQDLRARAAEALTRARARSVALTDAVDDEDLVRQHSKLMSPLVWDLAHIGVQEELWLVRDVGGREPLRPDIDDIYDAFQHARADRPELPLLGPAEARAYVKQVREKAFDVLEHAPMEGRRLTEQAFAFGMITQHEQQHDETMLATHQLRRGDPVLHAPEPPPARSGTLPAEVLVPGGVFTMGTSAEPWALDNERPAHELAVEAFWMDTVPVTCGAYAEFLDGGGYADERWWSPAGWAFLRENDITAPRFWKREQDGWWRTRFGVYERISADEPVVHVSYHEAEAYAAWAGRRLPTEAEWEKAARFDPATGRSRRFPWGDEEPSAEHANLGQRHLRPAPAGAYPAGASPTGVHQLIGDVWEWTSTDFHGYPGFAPFPYREYSEVFFGPEYKVLRGGSFGTDSAAIRGTFRNWDYPIRRQIFAGFRTARDAAPGEVG, encoded by the coding sequence ATGAGCACGGAAGCACTGGGTGACCTGAGCGAGCAGGACCTGCGCGCCCGGGCCGCCGAAGCACTGACCAGGGCGCGGGCGCGCAGCGTGGCGCTGACCGACGCCGTGGACGACGAAGACCTGGTTCGCCAGCACTCCAAGCTGATGTCGCCGCTGGTCTGGGACCTGGCGCACATCGGTGTCCAGGAGGAGTTGTGGCTGGTCCGGGACGTCGGCGGCCGGGAACCGCTGCGGCCGGACATCGACGACATCTACGACGCCTTCCAGCACGCCCGCGCCGACCGGCCGGAGCTGCCGCTGCTCGGCCCGGCCGAAGCGCGTGCGTACGTCAAGCAGGTGCGGGAGAAGGCGTTCGACGTGCTGGAGCACGCGCCGATGGAGGGCCGGCGGCTGACCGAGCAGGCGTTCGCCTTCGGCATGATCACCCAGCACGAGCAGCAGCACGACGAGACGATGCTGGCCACCCACCAGCTCCGCCGCGGCGACCCGGTGCTGCACGCGCCCGAGCCGCCGCCCGCGCGGTCGGGCACCCTGCCGGCCGAGGTGCTGGTGCCGGGCGGCGTGTTCACCATGGGCACGTCGGCCGAGCCGTGGGCGCTGGACAACGAGCGCCCGGCGCACGAGCTCGCCGTCGAGGCGTTCTGGATGGACACCGTGCCGGTGACGTGCGGGGCCTACGCCGAGTTCCTCGACGGCGGCGGCTACGCCGACGAGCGCTGGTGGAGCCCGGCCGGCTGGGCCTTCCTGCGCGAAAACGACATCACCGCGCCGCGGTTCTGGAAGCGCGAGCAGGACGGCTGGTGGCGCACCCGGTTCGGCGTGTACGAGCGGATCTCCGCCGACGAGCCGGTCGTGCACGTCTCCTACCACGAGGCCGAGGCCTACGCGGCGTGGGCCGGGCGGCGGCTGCCGACCGAGGCGGAGTGGGAGAAGGCGGCCCGGTTCGACCCGGCGACCGGCCGGTCGCGCCGGTTCCCCTGGGGCGACGAAGAACCGTCGGCCGAGCACGCCAACCTCGGCCAGCGGCACCTGCGCCCGGCGCCGGCAGGCGCATACCCGGCCGGCGCGTCGCCGACCGGGGTGCACCAGCTGATCGGCGACGTCTGGGAGTGGACTTCGACCGATTTCCACGGCTACCCGGGCTTCGCGCCCTTCCCGTACCGGGAGTACTCGGAGGTGTTCTTCGGCCCCGAGTACAAGGTGCTGCGCGGCGGGTCGTTCGGCACGGACTCCGCGGCGATCCGGGGCACGTTCCGCAACTGGGACTACCCGATCCGGCGGCAGATCTTCGCCGGCTTCCGCACCGCCCGCGACGCGGCCCCCGGCGAGGTGGGGTAG
- the egtA gene encoding ergothioneine biosynthesis glutamate--cysteine ligase EgtA — MQAVHDFPEKSGSASNRTARVLADRAAGEAYVASVCFKHGPPRLTGVELEFTVHHADDPARPLDPDVLATALGPHTPRTLRPDSPASPLPAGSPVSLEPGCQVEISALPQASLRELDAAVTADLHHLRDRLARHGLVLGESGIDAHRAPRRLLRTPRYAAMERRFAPIGPGGLTMMCSTAGLQVCLDAGEPEHYAARWAAAHAMGPPLLALFANSRVHAGRDTGHASARWLAVHDTEAVRTRTAAVAGDPAREWAGRLMDVPLMVLPRGDRPWDAPEGLTFADWIDGRGAGALLPRPTVADLDYHLTTMFTPVRPQGYLEIRYLDAQPPDEWLAPVALVSALLARPATVEKVREVCAPVADRWTTAARRGLADPELAAVAAALADLGCAELGATGLAEESITEISESVQGRAYRSRSEA; from the coding sequence ATGCAAGCGGTGCACGATTTCCCCGAGAAGTCGGGTAGTGCGTCGAACCGCACCGCGCGGGTCCTGGCGGACCGCGCGGCCGGCGAGGCGTACGTCGCATCGGTGTGTTTCAAGCACGGGCCACCTCGCCTGACCGGCGTCGAGCTGGAGTTCACCGTGCACCATGCCGACGACCCGGCCAGACCCCTCGATCCCGATGTCCTCGCCACGGCGCTGGGTCCGCACACCCCGCGGACGCTCCGCCCCGATAGTCCCGCTTCGCCGCTCCCGGCCGGCTCACCCGTGAGCCTCGAGCCCGGGTGCCAGGTCGAGATTTCCGCTCTTCCCCAGGCCTCGCTGCGTGAGCTCGACGCAGCCGTCACGGCCGACCTCCACCACCTGCGCGACCGCCTCGCCCGGCACGGTCTCGTCCTGGGCGAATCGGGCATCGACGCCCACCGCGCGCCTCGCCGTCTCCTGCGCACGCCGCGGTACGCGGCCATGGAGCGGCGGTTCGCGCCGATCGGTCCCGGCGGCCTCACGATGATGTGCAGCACCGCCGGCCTGCAGGTCTGTCTCGACGCGGGGGAGCCCGAGCACTACGCCGCGCGGTGGGCGGCCGCGCACGCGATGGGGCCGCCGCTGCTCGCCCTCTTCGCCAACTCCCGCGTCCACGCCGGGCGCGACACCGGGCACGCCTCCGCCCGCTGGCTGGCGGTGCACGACACGGAAGCGGTGCGCACGCGCACGGCCGCCGTGGCGGGCGATCCGGCGAGGGAGTGGGCCGGGCGGTTGATGGACGTCCCCCTGATGGTGCTGCCCCGCGGCGACCGGCCGTGGGACGCGCCGGAGGGGCTGACGTTCGCCGACTGGATCGACGGCCGGGGGGCGGGCGCCCTGCTGCCGAGGCCGACGGTGGCGGACCTGGACTACCACCTCACGACCATGTTCACGCCGGTCCGCCCGCAGGGGTACCTGGAGATCCGGTACCTCGATGCGCAACCGCCGGACGAGTGGCTGGCTCCGGTCGCCCTGGTGTCCGCGCTGCTCGCCCGGCCCGCCACCGTCGAGAAGGTGCGCGAGGTCTGCGCGCCGGTCGCGGACCGGTGGACCACGGCGGCGCGGCGCGGCCTGGCCGATCCGGAGCTGGCGGCCGTCGCGGCGGCCCTGGCCGACCTCGGCTGCGCCGAGCTGGGCGCGACCGGGCTGGCGGAGGAGTCGATCACCGAGATCAGCGAGAGCGTGCAGGGGCGCGCGTACCGATCGAGGAGTGAAGCATGA
- a CDS encoding LysR family transcriptional regulator, whose translation MELSLHRLRMLRELHRRGTVTAAAAALHYTASAVSQQLAQLERDVGAKLFERLGRRVQLTELGTLLTEHAEEILGSVERATLALEEAQEARTVRLTAGVWASVASGLLPTALTALAGTHPGIEVRTRELAPEDTAEAVRDGALDLSFVIEYSDAPTTWDAGLERAVVAVERLHAAVPRGAVPSGAAALDDLAEHPWILAGAKSHFGRAMRTACQRHGFAPKINHEVEEQSTAMAMVGAGLGITLVSDLGLRLLRPPGIDVVTLTTPLLRTVSIAYRRTAFRRPALHLVIDAVRASAAELGLGTEPALP comes from the coding sequence ATGGAGCTTTCGTTGCACCGCTTGCGGATGCTGCGCGAGCTGCACCGCCGGGGCACCGTGACCGCGGCGGCCGCCGCGCTGCACTACACCGCTTCGGCGGTGTCGCAGCAGCTCGCGCAGCTCGAGCGGGACGTCGGCGCGAAGCTGTTCGAACGGCTCGGCCGGCGCGTCCAGCTGACCGAGCTGGGCACGCTGCTGACCGAGCACGCCGAGGAGATCCTCGGTTCGGTCGAGCGCGCGACCCTCGCCCTGGAGGAGGCCCAGGAAGCCCGCACGGTCCGGCTGACCGCCGGGGTGTGGGCGTCGGTGGCCTCCGGGCTGCTGCCGACGGCGCTGACCGCACTGGCCGGCACGCACCCCGGCATCGAGGTGCGCACCCGCGAGCTGGCCCCGGAGGACACCGCCGAGGCGGTCCGCGACGGCGCGCTCGACCTGTCGTTCGTGATCGAATACTCGGACGCGCCGACGACGTGGGACGCCGGGCTGGAACGCGCGGTCGTCGCCGTGGAGCGGCTGCACGCGGCGGTGCCGCGGGGCGCCGTGCCGTCGGGGGCGGCGGCGCTGGACGACCTCGCCGAGCACCCGTGGATCCTGGCCGGCGCCAAGTCGCACTTCGGCCGGGCGATGCGCACCGCCTGCCAGCGGCACGGCTTCGCGCCGAAGATCAACCACGAGGTCGAAGAGCAGTCGACGGCGATGGCGATGGTCGGCGCCGGGCTGGGCATCACCCTCGTGTCCGACCTCGGTCTGCGGCTGCTGCGGCCGCCCGGGATCGACGTCGTCACGCTCACCACGCCGCTGCTGCGGACGGTGTCGATCGCCTACCGGCGCACCGCGTTCCGGCGGCCCGCGCTGCACCTGGTGATCGACGCCGTGCGCGCTTCCGCGGCCGAGCTCGGACTCGGCACCGAACCGGCTTTGCCCTGA
- a CDS encoding Glu/Leu/Phe/Val dehydrogenase dimerization domain-containing protein, producing MTPVPPLMRLTWTDPVTGANGYLVVHSLVSGVATGGTRMRAGCTMTEVEDLARGMADKTATFNLPVGGAKGGIDFDPKDPRAFDVLKRFCAFLRPWLDAHWVTAEDLGVPQHLIDSVFAELGLEQSYHAAIRRSADPARTLRRVQAGLNAPVPGGLLLGDVVGGYGVAQACLGVAAAWEWTVRETTVAIQGIGTMGGGAAWYLHEAGVKVVAMADAAGTLYDPAGLDVPALLDLRDRFGEVDRSRLPAGVRSLPRETIVGIDADIFVPAAISYALRPDNESAVQAKVVVEAANAATTPEAEAALSARGVAVVPDFVANAGAAAWAWWLLLGEVGADPADSFLRLRTEMQAKIALLLAEWNMDRLPLRRTGLRLAETNRAVRAEAALTPEGEPALLIP from the coding sequence ATGACCCCCGTCCCGCCGCTGATGCGGCTCACGTGGACCGATCCCGTGACCGGTGCGAACGGCTACCTGGTCGTGCACAGCCTGGTCTCCGGCGTCGCCACCGGCGGCACCCGGATGCGGGCCGGCTGCACGATGACCGAGGTCGAGGACCTCGCCCGGGGCATGGCCGACAAGACCGCGACGTTCAACCTGCCGGTCGGCGGGGCCAAGGGGGGCATCGACTTCGACCCGAAGGATCCGCGCGCGTTCGACGTGCTGAAGCGCTTCTGCGCGTTCCTGCGGCCGTGGCTGGACGCGCACTGGGTGACCGCCGAGGACCTGGGCGTGCCGCAGCACCTGATCGACTCGGTGTTCGCCGAGCTGGGGCTGGAGCAGTCGTACCACGCGGCGATCCGCCGTTCGGCCGATCCGGCGCGGACCCTGCGCCGGGTGCAAGCGGGCCTCAACGCCCCGGTCCCCGGCGGGTTGCTGCTCGGCGATGTCGTCGGCGGCTACGGCGTGGCGCAGGCGTGCCTGGGCGTCGCGGCGGCGTGGGAGTGGACCGTGCGCGAAACGACGGTGGCCATCCAGGGCATCGGCACCATGGGCGGCGGCGCGGCCTGGTACCTGCACGAAGCGGGGGTGAAGGTGGTCGCGATGGCCGACGCCGCGGGCACCCTGTACGACCCCGCCGGCCTCGACGTCCCGGCGCTGCTCGACCTGCGCGACCGCTTCGGCGAAGTGGACCGGTCGCGGCTGCCCGCCGGCGTCCGCTCGCTGCCGCGCGAGACGATCGTCGGGATCGACGCGGACATCTTCGTGCCGGCCGCGATCTCCTACGCGCTGCGGCCGGACAACGAGAGCGCCGTGCAGGCCAAGGTGGTCGTCGAAGCGGCCAACGCGGCGACGACGCCGGAAGCGGAGGCCGCGTTGTCGGCCCGCGGGGTCGCGGTGGTGCCGGACTTCGTCGCCAACGCGGGCGCGGCGGCCTGGGCGTGGTGGCTGCTGCTGGGCGAGGTCGGCGCGGACCCGGCCGACTCGTTCCTGCGGCTGCGCACCGAAATGCAAGCGAAGATCGCGCTGCTGCTGGCGGAGTGGAACATGGACCGGTTGCCGCTGCGCCGGACCGGGCTCCGGCTGGCCGAGACCAACCGGGCCGTGCGCGCCGAAGCCGCGCTCACCCCGGAAGGCGAGCCGGCGCTGCTCATCCCCTGA
- the pip gene encoding prolyl aminopeptidase produces MLYPTIEPYEHGLLDVGDGHEIYWETCGNPAGKPALVVHGGPGSGCSENVRRFFDPARYRIVLADQRGCGRSTPHAGAPVADLSANTTDHLVADFERLRTHLGVEKWLLFGGSWGSVLSLTYALRHTERVSEIVLMGLATDRFIEIEMLIRGLGAYFPDGFAKFREGVPESERDGDLSAAYHRLLMDPDPAVHHRAAKDWCAWEDAMLPGVPPSDVFEDPAYRLCFARLVTHYFSNRAFLEDGEILREAGKLAGIPAVLAQGVLDTNNLVGTPWLLHHAWPDSELVMLDDVGHTVSAASMQEVLIGATDRFALRG; encoded by the coding sequence ATGCTCTACCCCACGATCGAACCCTACGAGCACGGCCTGCTCGACGTCGGCGACGGACACGAGATCTACTGGGAGACCTGTGGAAACCCGGCCGGGAAACCCGCGCTCGTGGTGCACGGCGGCCCCGGCTCCGGCTGCTCGGAAAACGTCCGCCGCTTCTTCGACCCCGCGCGCTACCGGATCGTCCTGGCCGACCAGCGCGGCTGCGGGCGCAGCACCCCGCACGCCGGCGCCCCGGTCGCCGACCTGTCGGCCAACACCACCGATCACCTGGTCGCGGACTTCGAACGGCTCCGCACCCACCTCGGCGTCGAAAAGTGGCTGCTGTTCGGCGGTTCCTGGGGCTCGGTGCTCAGCCTGACCTACGCGCTGCGCCACACCGAGCGGGTCAGCGAAATCGTCCTGATGGGCCTGGCGACCGACCGTTTCATCGAAATCGAGATGCTCATCCGCGGCCTCGGCGCGTACTTCCCGGACGGCTTCGCGAAGTTCCGCGAAGGCGTGCCGGAAAGCGAGCGCGACGGCGACCTGTCCGCGGCCTACCACCGGCTGCTGATGGACCCGGATCCCGCCGTCCACCACCGGGCCGCGAAGGACTGGTGCGCCTGGGAGGACGCGATGCTGCCGGGCGTGCCGCCGTCCGACGTCTTCGAGGATCCGGCGTACCGGCTCTGCTTCGCGCGGCTCGTCACGCATTACTTCAGCAACCGCGCGTTCCTCGAGGACGGCGAGATCCTGCGGGAAGCCGGCAAGCTCGCCGGCATCCCCGCGGTGCTGGCGCAGGGGGTGCTGGACACGAACAACCTCGTCGGCACGCCCTGGCTGCTGCACCACGCCTGGCCGGACAGCGAACTGGTGATGCTGGACGACGTCGGGCACACGGTGTCGGCCGCGTCGATGCAGGAGGTCCTGATCGGCGCGACCGACCGCTTCGCGCTCAGGGGATGA
- a CDS encoding ESX secretion-associated protein EspG encodes MDVPVEALAALAEREQVGQLHLTLRPEPLWLSDDEREEAGKRVDAALVEAGLIDARGRATVDFLDWLPLLVSPARECYGWVGTGGRTYGVLAAAKGLQAVLAVSDGTHVGVQEIDRNRLAESLVEQLPPVGAGGGRPRTVRVADLTEAARRGQAAYPLDPAVADVVSLVQRPVSGSGELYVGRRDDVGRHTCLQQPLHYADTDWGRYLSYTAGSGDDAVIHIGPAGPQELADTLTELAGTLG; translated from the coding sequence GTGGACGTTCCGGTCGAGGCGCTGGCCGCGCTGGCCGAACGGGAACAGGTCGGCCAGCTCCACCTCACCCTGCGCCCCGAGCCGCTGTGGCTCTCGGACGACGAGCGGGAAGAAGCCGGCAAGCGGGTCGATGCCGCGCTCGTCGAGGCCGGGCTGATCGATGCCCGCGGCCGGGCCACCGTCGACTTCCTCGACTGGCTCCCGCTGCTGGTCAGCCCGGCGCGGGAGTGCTACGGCTGGGTCGGCACCGGCGGCCGGACCTACGGTGTGCTCGCCGCCGCGAAGGGACTGCAGGCGGTCCTGGCCGTCTCCGACGGGACGCACGTCGGGGTGCAGGAAATCGACCGGAACCGGCTCGCCGAGTCCCTCGTCGAGCAGCTGCCGCCGGTGGGGGCCGGCGGCGGGCGGCCGCGCACCGTGCGGGTGGCGGACCTGACCGAGGCGGCCCGCCGCGGGCAGGCCGCCTACCCGCTCGACCCGGCCGTCGCCGACGTCGTCAGCCTCGTGCAGCGGCCGGTCTCGGGCAGCGGGGAGCTCTACGTCGGCCGTCGCGACGACGTCGGCCGCCACACCTGCCTGCAGCAGCCGCTGCACTACGCCGACACCGACTGGGGCCGCTACCTCAGCTACACCGCCGGCTCGGGCGACGACGCCGTCATCCACATCGGGCCGGCGGGCCCGCAGGAGCTGGCTGACACGCTCACCGAGCTGGCCGGCACGCTGGGCTGA